A single genomic interval of Tursiops truncatus isolate mTurTru1 chromosome 16, mTurTru1.mat.Y, whole genome shotgun sequence harbors:
- the MMS19 gene encoding MMS19 nucleotide excision repair protein homolog isoform X3 — MKLVWPSAKLLQAAAGASARACDHITSNVLPLLLEQFHKHSQSNQRRTILEMILGFLKLQQKWSYEDKDERPLSDFKDQLCSLVFMALTDPSTQLQLVGIRTLTVLGAQPDLLSSGDLELAVGHLYRLSFLEEDSQSWVAALEASGTLATLYPVAFSSHLVPKLAGELCIEESDLARGDGPTKCSRHRRCLQALSAISTHASIVKETLPLLLQHLRQMNKGNTVAGTSEVIAVCQSLQQVAEKCQQDPESCWYFHQTAIPCLLALAVQASMPEKEHSVLKKVLLQDEVLAAMVSVIGTATTHLSPDLAAQSVAHIVPLFLDGNITFLPENSFPGRFQPFQDGSSGQRRLVALLMAFVCSLPRNVEIPQLNQLMRELLELSCCHSCPFSSTAAAKCFAGLLNKHPAGQQLDEFLQLAVDKVEAGLSSGPYRSQAFTLLLWVTKALVLRYHPLSSCLTDRLMGLLSDPELGPAAADGFSLLMSDCTDVLTRAGHAEVRIMFRQRFFTDNVPALVRGFHAAPRDVKPNYLKGLSHVLNRLPKPVLLPELPTLLSLLLEALSCPDSVVQLSTLSCLQPLLLEAPQVMSLHVDTLVTKFLNLSSSPSMAVRIAALQCMHAVTHLPTPVLLPYKLQVIRALAKPLDDKKRLVRKEAVSARGEWFLLGSPGS; from the exons ATGAAACTGGTGTGGCCTAGTGCCAAACTGTTGCAGGCGGCTGCAGGTGCGTCTGCCCGGGCCTGTGACCACATCACCAGCAACGTGCTGCCCCTACTGCTGGAACAGTTCCACAAGCACAGTCAG AGCAACCAGCGGCGGACAATCCTTGAAATGATCCTGGGTTTCTTGAAGCTGCAACAGAAATGGAGCTATGAAGACAAGG ATGAAAGGCCTCTGAGTGACTTCAAGGACCAGCTGTGCTCACTGGTATTCATGGCCCTGACGgaccccagcacccagcttcagCTTGTTGGCATCCGTACACTCACAGTCTTGGGTGCCCAGCCAG ATCTCCTGTCTTCTGGGGACTTGGAGCTGGCAGTGGGTCATCTATACAGActgagcttcctggaggaggattCCCAGAGTTG GGTGGCAGCACTGGAAGCATCAGGAACCCTGGCCACTCTCTACCCTGTGGCCTTCAGCAGCCACCTAGTGCCCAAGCTTGCTGGGGAGCTGTGTATAG AGGAGTCAGATTTGGCTAGAGGAGATGGGCCCACCAAATGCTCCCGGCATCGGCGCTGTCTGCAAGCCTTGTCAGCTATATCCACACATGCCAGTATTGTCAAGGAGACCCTGCCTCTTCTGCTGCAGCATCTCCGCCAGATGAACAAAG GGAATACGGTTGCAGGAACAAGTGAAGTTATTGCTGTCTGTCAGAGTCTCCAGCAGGTGGCAGAAAAATGCCAGCAAGACCCCGAGAGCTGCTGGTATTTCCATCAGACAGCTATACCTTGCCTGCTTGCCTTGGCTGTGCAGGCTTCCATGCCAG AGAAGGAGCACTCAGTTCTGAAGAAAGTGCTGTTGCAGGATGAGGTCTTGGCCGCCATGGTGTCTGTCATTGGCACTGCCACCACCCACTTGAGCCCTGA CTTGGCTGCCCAGAGTGTCGCCCACATTGTGCCCCTCTTCTTGGATGGCAACATCACCTTCCTGCCTGAAAACAGCTTCCCTGGCAGATTCCAACCATTCCAG GATGGCTCCTCAGGGCAGAGGCGGCTGGTTGCACTGCTTATGGCCTTTGTCTGCTCCCTGCCTCGAAAT GTGGAAATCCCTCAGCTGAACCAACTCATGCGGGAACTTTTAGAGCTGAGCTGCTGCCACAGCTGCCCCTTCTCCTCCACTGCTGCTGCCAAGTGCTTTGCAGGACTTCTGAACAAGCATCCTGCAG GGCAACAGCTGGATGAATTCCTACAGCTGGCTGTGGACAAAGTGGAGGCTGGGCTGAGCTCTGGGCCCTATCGTAGTCAGGCCTTCACACTGCTTCTCTGG GTCACAAAGGCCCTAGTGCTCAGATATCATCCTCTCAGCTCCTGCCTTACAGACCGG ctCATGGGCCTCCTGAGTGATCCAGAACTAGGCCCAGCAGCAGCTGATGGCTTCTCTCTGCTCATGTCTGACTGCACTGATGTGCTGACTCGTGCTGGCCATGCTGAAGTGCGGATCATGTTTCGCCAGCGGTTCTTCACGGATAACGTGCCTGCTTTGGTCCGGGGTTTCCATGCTGCTCCTCGAG atgtgaaGCCAAATTACCTGAAGGGTCTGTCTCATGTACTTAACAGGCtgccaaagcctgtgctcttgcCGGAGCTGCCCACG CTGCTTTCCTTGCTGCTGGAGGCCCTGTCCTGCCCAGACTCTGTGGTACAGCTCTCCACCCTCAGCTGCCTTCAGCCTCTTCTACTGGAAGCACCCCAAGTAATGAGTCTTCACGTTGACACCCTCGTCACCAAGTTCCTAAACCTCAGCTCCAGCCCTTCCATG GCTGTCCGGATCGCTGCACTGCAGTGTATGCACGCTGTTACTCACCTGCCCACCCCCGTG CTGCTGCCGTACAAACTGCAGGTGATCCGGGCCTTAGCCAAACCCCTGGATGACAAGAAGAGACTGGTGCGTAAGGAAGCAGTGTCAGCCAGGGGAGAATG GTTTCTGCTGGGGAGCCCTGGCAGCTGA
- the ZDHHC16 gene encoding palmitoyltransferase ZDHHC16 isoform X5: MLAGVSLLLFVGQIDIRPAFPLQHPSSSFIQQVFIEHFHDPGAMRGQRSLLLGPARLCLRLLLLLGYRRRCPPLLRGLVQRWRYGKVCLRSLLHNSFAGSDTAVDAAFEPIYWLVDNVIRWCGVVFVVLVIVLTSSIVAIAYLCILPLILQTYSVPRLCWHFFYSHWNLILIVFHYYQAITTPPGYPPPGRNDITTVSICKKCINPKPARTHHCSICNSYGSWDLFREAYAAIETYHQTPPPTFSFRERVTHKSLVYLWFLCSSVALALGALTVWHAVLISRGETSIERHINKKERRRLQAKGRVFRNHYNYGCLDNWKVFLGVDTGRHWLTRVLLPSSHLPHGNGMSWDPPPWVTAHSASVMAV; encoded by the exons ATGTTGGCAGGAGTGTCCTTGCTGTTATTTGTAGGACAGATAGACATCCGACCAGCCTTTCCACTTCAGCATCCctccagttcattcattcaacaagtatttattgagcacttccatGATCCAG GAGCCATGCGGGGCCAGCGGAGCCTGCTGCTGGGCCCTGCCCGCCTCTGCCTGCGCCTGCTTCTGCTCCTGGGCTACAGGCGCCGCTGCCCACCTCTGCTCCGCGGCCTGGTTCAGCGCTGGCGCTATGGCAAGGTCTGCCTGCGCTCCCTGCTCCACAACTCCTTTGCAGGCAGTGACACCGCTGTGGATGCTGCCTTTGAGCCTATCTACTGGCTGGTGGACAACGTGATCCGCTGGTGTGGGGTG GTGTTCGTGGTGCTGGTGATCGTGCTGACCAGCTCCATCGTGGCCATTGCCTACCTGTGTATCCTGCCCCTCATCCTTCAAACCTACTCAGTGCCACGACTCTGCTGGCATTTCTTCTATAGTCACTGGAATCTGATCCTCATCGTCTTCCATTACTACCAGGCTATCACCACTCCACCTGGATACCCACCCCCG GGCAGGAATGATATCACAACAGTCTCCATCTGTAAGAAGTGCATTAACCCCAAGCCAGCCCGAACACACCACTGCAGCATCTGCAATAG CTACGGAAGTTGGGACCTTTTCCGGGAGGCTTATGCTGCCATCGAG actTATCACCAGACCCCACCACCCACCTTCTCCTTCCGAGAAAGAGTGACTCACAAGAGTCTTGTCTACCTCTGGTTCCTGTGCAG TTCCGTGGCACTTGCCCTGGGTGCCCTAACTGTATGGCACGCTGTTCTCATCAGTCGAGGTGAGACTAGTATCGAAAGGCACATCAACAAGAAGGAGCGACGCCGACTGCAGGCCAAGGGCAGA GTTTTTAGGAATCATTACAACTATGGCTGCTTGGACAACTGGAAGGTATTCCTGGGTGTGGACACaggaag GCATTGGCTGACTCGGGTGTTGTTACCTTCCAGTCACCTGCCCCATGGGAACGGAATGAGCTGGGATCCCCCTCCCTGGGTGACCGCTCACTCAGCCTCTGTGATGGCAGTGTGA
- the ZDHHC16 gene encoding palmitoyltransferase ZDHHC16 isoform X3 codes for MLAGVSLLLFVGQIDIRPAFPLQHPSSSFIQQVFIEHFHDPGAMRGQRSLLLGPARLCLRLLLLLGYRRRCPPLLRGLVQRWRYGKVCLRSLLHNSFAGSDTAVDAAFEPIYWLVDNVIRWCGVVFVVLVIVLTSSIVAIAYLCILPLILQTYSVPRLCWHFFYSHWNLILIVFHYYQAITTPPGYPPPGRNDITTVSICKKCINPKPARTHHCSICNSYGSWDLFREAYAAIEKMKQLDKNKLQAVANQTYHQTPPPTFSFRERVTHKSLVYLWFLCSSVALALGALTVWHAVLISRGETSIERHINKKERRRLQAKGRVFRNHYNYGCLDNWKVFLGVDTGRHWLTRVLLPSSHLPHGNGMSWDPPPWVTAHSASVMAV; via the exons ATGTTGGCAGGAGTGTCCTTGCTGTTATTTGTAGGACAGATAGACATCCGACCAGCCTTTCCACTTCAGCATCCctccagttcattcattcaacaagtatttattgagcacttccatGATCCAG GAGCCATGCGGGGCCAGCGGAGCCTGCTGCTGGGCCCTGCCCGCCTCTGCCTGCGCCTGCTTCTGCTCCTGGGCTACAGGCGCCGCTGCCCACCTCTGCTCCGCGGCCTGGTTCAGCGCTGGCGCTATGGCAAGGTCTGCCTGCGCTCCCTGCTCCACAACTCCTTTGCAGGCAGTGACACCGCTGTGGATGCTGCCTTTGAGCCTATCTACTGGCTGGTGGACAACGTGATCCGCTGGTGTGGGGTG GTGTTCGTGGTGCTGGTGATCGTGCTGACCAGCTCCATCGTGGCCATTGCCTACCTGTGTATCCTGCCCCTCATCCTTCAAACCTACTCAGTGCCACGACTCTGCTGGCATTTCTTCTATAGTCACTGGAATCTGATCCTCATCGTCTTCCATTACTACCAGGCTATCACCACTCCACCTGGATACCCACCCCCG GGCAGGAATGATATCACAACAGTCTCCATCTGTAAGAAGTGCATTAACCCCAAGCCAGCCCGAACACACCACTGCAGCATCTGCAATAG CTACGGAAGTTGGGACCTTTTCCGGGAGGCTTATGCTGCCATCGAG AAAATGAAACAGCTCGACAAGAACAAACTACAGGCGGTTGCCAACCAG actTATCACCAGACCCCACCACCCACCTTCTCCTTCCGAGAAAGAGTGACTCACAAGAGTCTTGTCTACCTCTGGTTCCTGTGCAG TTCCGTGGCACTTGCCCTGGGTGCCCTAACTGTATGGCACGCTGTTCTCATCAGTCGAGGTGAGACTAGTATCGAAAGGCACATCAACAAGAAGGAGCGACGCCGACTGCAGGCCAAGGGCAGA GTTTTTAGGAATCATTACAACTATGGCTGCTTGGACAACTGGAAGGTATTCCTGGGTGTGGACACaggaag GCATTGGCTGACTCGGGTGTTGTTACCTTCCAGTCACCTGCCCCATGGGAACGGAATGAGCTGGGATCCCCCTCCCTGGGTGACCGCTCACTCAGCCTCTGTGATGGCAGTGTGA
- the ZDHHC16 gene encoding palmitoyltransferase ZDHHC16 isoform X1, with protein sequence MLAGVSLLLFVGQIDIRPAFPLQHPSSSFIQQVFIEHFHDPGAMRGQRSLLLGPARLCLRLLLLLGYRRRCPPLLRGLVQRWRYGKVCLRSLLHNSFAGSDTAVDAAFEPIYWLVDNVIRWCGVVFVVLVIVLTSSIVAIAYLCILPLILQTYSVPRLCWHFFYSHWNLILIVFHYYQAITTPPGYPPPGRNDITTVSICKKCINPKPARTHHCSICNRCVLKMDHHCPWLNNCVGHYNHRYFFSFCFFMTLGCVYCSYGSWDLFREAYAAIEKMKQLDKNKLQAVANQTYHQTPPPTFSFRERVTHKSLVYLWFLCSSVALALGALTVWHAVLISRGETSIERHINKKERRRLQAKGRVFRNHYNYGCLDNWKVFLGVDTGRHWLTRVLLPSSHLPHGNGMSWDPPPWVTAHSASVMAV encoded by the exons ATGTTGGCAGGAGTGTCCTTGCTGTTATTTGTAGGACAGATAGACATCCGACCAGCCTTTCCACTTCAGCATCCctccagttcattcattcaacaagtatttattgagcacttccatGATCCAG GAGCCATGCGGGGCCAGCGGAGCCTGCTGCTGGGCCCTGCCCGCCTCTGCCTGCGCCTGCTTCTGCTCCTGGGCTACAGGCGCCGCTGCCCACCTCTGCTCCGCGGCCTGGTTCAGCGCTGGCGCTATGGCAAGGTCTGCCTGCGCTCCCTGCTCCACAACTCCTTTGCAGGCAGTGACACCGCTGTGGATGCTGCCTTTGAGCCTATCTACTGGCTGGTGGACAACGTGATCCGCTGGTGTGGGGTG GTGTTCGTGGTGCTGGTGATCGTGCTGACCAGCTCCATCGTGGCCATTGCCTACCTGTGTATCCTGCCCCTCATCCTTCAAACCTACTCAGTGCCACGACTCTGCTGGCATTTCTTCTATAGTCACTGGAATCTGATCCTCATCGTCTTCCATTACTACCAGGCTATCACCACTCCACCTGGATACCCACCCCCG GGCAGGAATGATATCACAACAGTCTCCATCTGTAAGAAGTGCATTAACCCCAAGCCAGCCCGAACACACCACTGCAGCATCTGCAATAG GTGTGTGCTGAAGATGGATCATCACTGCC CCTGGCTAAACAACTGTGTAGGCCACTATAACCATCGGTActtcttctctttctgctttttcatgACTCTGGGCTGTGTCTACTGCAGCTACGGAAGTTGGGACCTTTTCCGGGAGGCTTATGCTGCCATCGAG AAAATGAAACAGCTCGACAAGAACAAACTACAGGCGGTTGCCAACCAG actTATCACCAGACCCCACCACCCACCTTCTCCTTCCGAGAAAGAGTGACTCACAAGAGTCTTGTCTACCTCTGGTTCCTGTGCAG TTCCGTGGCACTTGCCCTGGGTGCCCTAACTGTATGGCACGCTGTTCTCATCAGTCGAGGTGAGACTAGTATCGAAAGGCACATCAACAAGAAGGAGCGACGCCGACTGCAGGCCAAGGGCAGA GTTTTTAGGAATCATTACAACTATGGCTGCTTGGACAACTGGAAGGTATTCCTGGGTGTGGACACaggaag GCATTGGCTGACTCGGGTGTTGTTACCTTCCAGTCACCTGCCCCATGGGAACGGAATGAGCTGGGATCCCCCTCCCTGGGTGACCGCTCACTCAGCCTCTGTGATGGCAGTGTGA
- the ZDHHC16 gene encoding palmitoyltransferase ZDHHC16 isoform X2, with translation MLAGVSLLLFVGQIDIRPAFPLQHPSSSFIQQVFIEHFHDPGAMRGQRSLLLGPARLCLRLLLLLGYRRRCPPLLRGLVQRWRYGKVCLRSLLHNSFAGSDTAVDAAFEPIYWLVDNVIRWCGVVFVVLVIVLTSSIVAIAYLCILPLILQTYSVPRLCWHFFYSHWNLILIVFHYYQAITTPPGYPPPGRNDITTVSICKKCINPKPARTHHCSICNRCVLKMDHHCPWLNNCVGHYNHRYFFSFCFFMTLGCVYCSYGSWDLFREAYAAIETYHQTPPPTFSFRERVTHKSLVYLWFLCSSVALALGALTVWHAVLISRGETSIERHINKKERRRLQAKGRVFRNHYNYGCLDNWKVFLGVDTGRHWLTRVLLPSSHLPHGNGMSWDPPPWVTAHSASVMAV, from the exons ATGTTGGCAGGAGTGTCCTTGCTGTTATTTGTAGGACAGATAGACATCCGACCAGCCTTTCCACTTCAGCATCCctccagttcattcattcaacaagtatttattgagcacttccatGATCCAG GAGCCATGCGGGGCCAGCGGAGCCTGCTGCTGGGCCCTGCCCGCCTCTGCCTGCGCCTGCTTCTGCTCCTGGGCTACAGGCGCCGCTGCCCACCTCTGCTCCGCGGCCTGGTTCAGCGCTGGCGCTATGGCAAGGTCTGCCTGCGCTCCCTGCTCCACAACTCCTTTGCAGGCAGTGACACCGCTGTGGATGCTGCCTTTGAGCCTATCTACTGGCTGGTGGACAACGTGATCCGCTGGTGTGGGGTG GTGTTCGTGGTGCTGGTGATCGTGCTGACCAGCTCCATCGTGGCCATTGCCTACCTGTGTATCCTGCCCCTCATCCTTCAAACCTACTCAGTGCCACGACTCTGCTGGCATTTCTTCTATAGTCACTGGAATCTGATCCTCATCGTCTTCCATTACTACCAGGCTATCACCACTCCACCTGGATACCCACCCCCG GGCAGGAATGATATCACAACAGTCTCCATCTGTAAGAAGTGCATTAACCCCAAGCCAGCCCGAACACACCACTGCAGCATCTGCAATAG GTGTGTGCTGAAGATGGATCATCACTGCC CCTGGCTAAACAACTGTGTAGGCCACTATAACCATCGGTActtcttctctttctgctttttcatgACTCTGGGCTGTGTCTACTGCAGCTACGGAAGTTGGGACCTTTTCCGGGAGGCTTATGCTGCCATCGAG actTATCACCAGACCCCACCACCCACCTTCTCCTTCCGAGAAAGAGTGACTCACAAGAGTCTTGTCTACCTCTGGTTCCTGTGCAG TTCCGTGGCACTTGCCCTGGGTGCCCTAACTGTATGGCACGCTGTTCTCATCAGTCGAGGTGAGACTAGTATCGAAAGGCACATCAACAAGAAGGAGCGACGCCGACTGCAGGCCAAGGGCAGA GTTTTTAGGAATCATTACAACTATGGCTGCTTGGACAACTGGAAGGTATTCCTGGGTGTGGACACaggaag GCATTGGCTGACTCGGGTGTTGTTACCTTCCAGTCACCTGCCCCATGGGAACGGAATGAGCTGGGATCCCCCTCCCTGGGTGACCGCTCACTCAGCCTCTGTGATGGCAGTGTGA
- the ZDHHC16 gene encoding palmitoyltransferase ZDHHC16 isoform X4: MRGQRSLLLGPARLCLRLLLLLGYRRRCPPLLRGLVQRWRYGKVCLRSLLHNSFAGSDTAVDAAFEPIYWLVDNVIRWCGVVFVVLVIVLTSSIVAIAYLCILPLILQTYSVPRLCWHFFYSHWNLILIVFHYYQAITTPPGYPPPGRNDITTVSICKKCINPKPARTHHCSICNRCVLKMDHHCPWLNNCVGHYNHRYFFSFCFFMTLGCVYCSYGSWDLFREAYAAIEKMKQLDKNKLQAVANQTYHQTPPPTFSFRERVTHKSLVYLWFLCSSVALALGALTVWHAVLISRGETSIERHINKKERRRLQAKGRVFRNHYNYGCLDNWKVFLGVDTGRHWLTRVLLPSSHLPHGNGMSWDPPPWVTAHSASVMAV, from the exons ATGCGGGGCCAGCGGAGCCTGCTGCTGGGCCCTGCCCGCCTCTGCCTGCGCCTGCTTCTGCTCCTGGGCTACAGGCGCCGCTGCCCACCTCTGCTCCGCGGCCTGGTTCAGCGCTGGCGCTATGGCAAGGTCTGCCTGCGCTCCCTGCTCCACAACTCCTTTGCAGGCAGTGACACCGCTGTGGATGCTGCCTTTGAGCCTATCTACTGGCTGGTGGACAACGTGATCCGCTGGTGTGGGGTG GTGTTCGTGGTGCTGGTGATCGTGCTGACCAGCTCCATCGTGGCCATTGCCTACCTGTGTATCCTGCCCCTCATCCTTCAAACCTACTCAGTGCCACGACTCTGCTGGCATTTCTTCTATAGTCACTGGAATCTGATCCTCATCGTCTTCCATTACTACCAGGCTATCACCACTCCACCTGGATACCCACCCCCG GGCAGGAATGATATCACAACAGTCTCCATCTGTAAGAAGTGCATTAACCCCAAGCCAGCCCGAACACACCACTGCAGCATCTGCAATAG GTGTGTGCTGAAGATGGATCATCACTGCC CCTGGCTAAACAACTGTGTAGGCCACTATAACCATCGGTActtcttctctttctgctttttcatgACTCTGGGCTGTGTCTACTGCAGCTACGGAAGTTGGGACCTTTTCCGGGAGGCTTATGCTGCCATCGAG AAAATGAAACAGCTCGACAAGAACAAACTACAGGCGGTTGCCAACCAG actTATCACCAGACCCCACCACCCACCTTCTCCTTCCGAGAAAGAGTGACTCACAAGAGTCTTGTCTACCTCTGGTTCCTGTGCAG TTCCGTGGCACTTGCCCTGGGTGCCCTAACTGTATGGCACGCTGTTCTCATCAGTCGAGGTGAGACTAGTATCGAAAGGCACATCAACAAGAAGGAGCGACGCCGACTGCAGGCCAAGGGCAGA GTTTTTAGGAATCATTACAACTATGGCTGCTTGGACAACTGGAAGGTATTCCTGGGTGTGGACACaggaag GCATTGGCTGACTCGGGTGTTGTTACCTTCCAGTCACCTGCCCCATGGGAACGGAATGAGCTGGGATCCCCCTCCCTGGGTGACCGCTCACTCAGCCTCTGTGATGGCAGTGTGA
- the EXOSC1 gene encoding exosome complex component CSL4 isoform X1 — MAPPVRYCIPGERLCNLEEGSPGSGTYTRHGYIFSSLAGCLIKSSENGALPVISVMRETESQLLPDVGAIVTCKVSSINSRFAKVHILYVGSTPLKNSFRGTIRKEDVRATEKDKVEIYKSFRPGDIVLAKVISLGDAQSNYLLTTAENELGVVVAHSESGVQMVPISWCEMQCPKTHTKEFRKVARVQPEFLQT, encoded by the exons ATGGCGCCACCCGTGAGGTACTGCATCCCCG GCGAACGTCTGTGTAACTTGGAAGAGGGCAGCCCCGGCAGCGGCACCTACACCCGGCATGGCTACATCTTTTCGTCGCTTGCTGGCTGCCTGATAAAGAGCAGCGAGAACGGCGCG CTTCCTGTCATATCTGTGATGAGAGAAACAGAGTCCCAATTACTGCCAGATGTGGGAGCTATTGTAACCTGTAAG GTCTCTAGCATCAATTCACGCTTTGCCAAAGTACACATCCTATATGTGGGGTCCACACCGCTTAAGAACTCTTTTCGAGGAACTATCCG caaGGAAGACGTCCGAGCTACTGAAAAAGACAAG GTTGAAATTTATAAGAGTTTCCGCCCAGGGGACATTGTCTTGGCCAAAGTG ATCTCCCTAGGTGATGCGCAGTCCAACTACCTCCTAACCACTGCTGAAAATGAGCTGGGAGTGGTGGTGGCCCACAGTGAATCGG GTGTCCAGATGGTTCCCATCAGCTGGTGTGAGATGCAGTGCCCTAAGACCCACACTAAAGAATTCCGGAAAGTGGCCCGAGTACAGCCTGAATTCTTACAGACCTAA
- the EXOSC1 gene encoding exosome complex component CSL4 isoform X2, which produces MWGPHRLRTLFEELSARKTSELLKKTRFVEIYKSFRPGDIVLAKVISLGDAQSNYLLTTAENELGVVVAHSESGVQMVPISWCEMQCPKTHTKEFRKVARVQPEFLQT; this is translated from the exons ATGTGGGGTCCACACCGCTTAAGAACTCTTTTCGAGGAACTATCCG caaGGAAGACGTCCGAGCTACTGAAAAAGACAAGGTTT GTTGAAATTTATAAGAGTTTCCGCCCAGGGGACATTGTCTTGGCCAAAGTG ATCTCCCTAGGTGATGCGCAGTCCAACTACCTCCTAACCACTGCTGAAAATGAGCTGGGAGTGGTGGTGGCCCACAGTGAATCGG GTGTCCAGATGGTTCCCATCAGCTGGTGTGAGATGCAGTGCCCTAAGACCCACACTAAAGAATTCCGGAAAGTGGCCCGAGTACAGCCTGAATTCTTACAGACCTAA